The stretch of DNA tattaccaaAATGCCACTTTACGATATTCagataatgtatatatatatatatatatatatatatatatatatatatatatatatatgaatttttCTCAAATATTACTCTTTGttctaaaattattttattttataatgtgtttcaTTTATAGAGTTATTATTTATAGAGTGCTTATTCTTACACAaatggttgcaactgtaactgcagttttccttctgggatcaataaagtatttctgattctgattctaaaaTTGGCGACATTCCTCAGGCCTGGTTTTGCTAATACAGGTCCGAGACCTGGCATTTGCAACGCTTAGGGTGCCCAAACTATTGCACAGGCCACATGAATGAATATTATGAAGTAATTATGCATTAGGGTTTGCTGAAGGTGTTGCTGCACATTCGATTAGCTACAAAGGCTGGATTTTGCTTCTTCTCAAGTAAAGAAACAACTAAATGTGTCATTcggccaagggtgcccaaacttttgcataagactatgTCATTCGTTTCCTCATTTAAGATAGCACATAGCCTTCAGAACATTAGCCAAATAGTTAAATAAAGAAAGATGTCTTTATTAAATGGCGTCTCTGGATTGATTTGCTCATTTCTTGGACTTTTTCATCTTCACAGAAAAACACGGAAAACTCTGAACGACCTTTTTTAACCCCACCGTAGCACGATTGTGCTGCATTTTTGTGCTCATTTTACGCTTGAGCTAAACATGCAGGGGTTGAGGCCATTAGCTGAATATTTTTCATCAGAAAAAAATCCATGTGGCATTGTGTGACTTCAGCAGATGACCAGGAAAAGGTGTATTTACTAAAAACCTGCACCTGTGGCCTCCTGGCCTGAAAGGAATTTAGAAATGAAGAAAGAGAAGTCGTCGTTATTCCAGCATTCAGCTCTCAGTGTGTAGAGGCCTAATCCTGATCTACAAGCAGCCTGCATTCTTCAGTTTGAACATATAAGCCAGAAGCCATAGCGTTAATtggctgctcattcattttcattcactGTTATCAGCCTTAGAGTTATTGACTGAACTTATACTTTAGTGCAGCAGGTTATCTCGTATTTGTTAAGTCCTGTGAAACAGAAACACATCAAATCCAGTGCATAAAGATCCGGGCAAACTGTTGCCTGTAGTCTTTTGAGTAGCCTAGctagaacattttattttttacagtgtagggaGAGTCCCTGGGCGATTATCTGACTTCTGCTATTTTAATGATGCAGCTGTGAGAAGGTTGTCATCTTCCAAGGAGGCCTGCTAGCATAAAATAAGTGACATAAAGTCAGTAACATTACAGCGTAGGCCGACTGCCAAAGGCACATAGACTAACTGTCCATACTCCccggccagtttattagaaacacctttctTGTTCCTCCACttagtggccactttatgagcTCCTTCTACTTTATGGATCCACTGTGCAGGTGTACAGTTACAGAGTGCggcccatctgttgctgcacagtttatcAGCCCCCCTCATCGCTGGTCTGTGTCTGACCACAAGGCTGCTGTTGACCAGATGTCATTTAAATGGTGcgccattctcagcacagcagcagcagtggtgtgGTAGTGGAATGGCACAATGTTAAAAGGAATTATGCAAATGTGCAGTGGTAATTTACAGCAGATTGCATGATGAATGCAATGAAGTGTTGGGTTCTGGAAGATGCAGGTCATGCTTGTTGCCAGAGGAGGTGACTGCAATTAGGACGTTGTGCGCCATTGTCACTAAAATACCCATGTTAGGAACTCTAATGGTCTAAAGCCCTATTCGGGCTTATTTGTCAATGCATGCTGATTTATTTAGAGGTATTTAATTACAGGACCAAACGTAAGTATAATGGTGGTGATTTTTCACAATCCAACTTTTTGTTTATGAAGAATGAACTCCTTAAAACACCCTGCTgatgggccaaaagtgttactacaaacttctattatcaaaaaatagcccctgtagttactgagtaatacacctcagtgtgtaaagcctttctgcattaaggggtaaAGCCCTATCCAgacaggattagttttacatggggaggtgtaATTTCGCACTGCCGTCACTTCCAAAAACCACGTGATGATAACTAGTCAAATATCCCACTTACAGTAATAATGAaattttaatttagtttaaaaaattagcagctacatgttcattACACATAGGTAGGCTATAGGCTAAGCTACATAGTAGCTTACCTAAAGTGCCTCTGAGGAGTTCTTTGGGTAATTCTCTGGATTTGATGTATCTCTGCCAAAGAACGAAACCCGAAAACCATGGCAACCTGGGGTTATTTTTTGGCtcgttttacagaaggtaaccctaaccctaatcctaatcccaaAATCATAACTGACGCGGCAGCATGCTGTCCATAAAAATGATTGACTAATGACTGAAAATCACAAAGAAATTCTGGTAACAACTCGATTACCCCGCCCCCCCATGTAAAGCCAATCCCGTCCGAATAGGGCTTTTGAACTAGAACCTGGAAACTTCTAATGGGCATAGCGGTGGCTACAGAATGACTTCAGTAGTCTATTGGGAAATGTATTAGTGAAGTGACCTGATCTTTGTGGAGTCTTGAGCAGCGCATCTCtaaatattgttattatcaGGATGGAACTTCCCAGCATTCCTTgcggttttgtttgttttgaaaatgtgaaatgtcTGAATGTCCTGTTTTTATTCTACCCATGAAGGTGTTTTGTGTTGCCTGAGTTCGTCCTGTAGTGTGATATTAAACAGACATGGACTACTGCCAGCTTAAAGAGTGCACGTAACAGCTATAATGTTGTGTACGGTATGCTTGGCATAGAGGTTAACGCTGTACCCACAGATCTACAGTGAACTGCTGTGTTACTTCATTCTAGTATTAGTATAGAAATGCTATTGTACAGTAAAAGTCCTTCTGTAAATAAATGTCCTCTATATAACTGTATGGATCAGTATCAGTAAtgtgaatgtcatttttttacagtgtaaagtgTGTGGTGCTGATCCGAGTGTATCAGGCCTAGCGGTGTTGTTGGAGTTTTCACACACATCAATGTCACCGCTGGGAGTCAGAAACTAGCACTGTGGTCAGAAGCTAGAAGATGACTAACACAAACTGACCTATCCATGATCTGCCCACAAATGTGTTCTGTCATAACTACTGGAGCGACACTGACTCTAGCGATGCCGAaacagctgaagcgagtgaacCTTCTGCTTTACTTATCAATCAGATGTGTACAGATTACACAACGATAAACCCCACATGATCTATTCTAACAGTGTGACCGTCCATTCAAGATGTGACCCCAACCCCCTCTACACTGAGTCGTGTGCTACAGTTCCTCATTAGGATGACAGCTTGTTTAACCTCACAACAGTAGCTGCGAAAAATTCACATTTATGGGCAAGACATGGGCAGATCAGCTGCGCATCAGCAGATGGGCTGCATTCTCGAACTGTATGCCAGCAAGGAGCAGCAGCGAGGAgtggagtttctaataaagtggccagtgactgtgtgactgtgcgGTTGGCTATGTATGGCAATACATCAGCAGTGCATTAAATAAAACTGATAGAATCAGTGGGGGAAAAGTGACGCCACCCAGCAGGGTCTCATAGGTAATCTCCATGGCAATGTGACAGCGCTGCCCTTGGGCATTTTTTTGCCAGTGAAATGGGCCGTTCGGATCAAAGGGGCGTTTCCACTCTCCTCCGGTCCAGAATTCACTATAAACTGTAATATATTACACTCCTGCATTATTGAATATCTGTGACCCACCCGGCCCTGCCCAAAATAAGCTTTAACCCCTTCGGTGGCGTTATAGAGGCATCCATAATCTCACGTTTATTTTaggtatttatttgtttgttttttattattaatcagATTCAAatgtagaaacaaataaagtcaTATTATTACTTCTTTCTGTCCACCATCACTTTGCTGAACTTCACACTACACCATAAACTGCCCATAAACTGCCCACTAAACATTACTGCCCATATACTGCATACACTGGACTTGTTTATTCCTAGCATTCCCTCATACTCCACATTCTGTACACTGAATACACCTTGTATAATAGCAATagactatatacatatatatatatatatatatgactggatatatgtatatatccaGTACTGCAGTGAAAAGCCTAAACACTGTCACTTCCACTGGCCATActggtaaatactgaagctgaCTGGGAAACTGTCTGCTTTCTTTTAATGAACTGCTGAATTAAAGATCAGGTGTGTTTGCAGTGGCACTGCTGACCAGGACTCCAGAACGTCCCCaccacagctgcagatgaacacTTGACCATTAAAAAGAGGAAAGGAAAGGGCAGCTTCGGATAAAAGGCATCATGATTGCTCGCAGGCGGGCGGATTTCTCCTCGTCGTGTCTCGGTtcagttctctctttttttcgtCCTGCAGGTGGCGCTGTTTACCGCAACACAGCCCAGATTCTCCAGGCtcctgcttcagctcctcaccCTCCTCTCCTCACTCACctgcacttttttttctttttttttattcagtgttttattttgtttgtttgttttttcattgtttctatCTTCTATCTTACTAGTTATTTTGGCTAAATAGactttatattctattctatttataGTGTAATACTTCTTTATTCCTATTATTGTATGTCTGAACTCCAACTGTGGTGTATACTGaacttttctttattattattattattattattattatcatacatattattaatattattaatattattaagtgGTACTGGTCTTAGTAGAGGTGTTGTTCCTTCCaacttaaaaatgtttgaacaaACAGCTTGAGCATATGAGAACAAAGCTCTTGAACctatatgaacacacacacacacacacacacacacacacaccgtttgTTTTAAGGCCCTTCATTTTATTAGAGCGACTGAACTGAGTGTGTTGTCTGAccttattaatgtgtgtgtgtgtgtgtgtgtgtgtgtgtgtttaggtgtgtgtgtttattgccaTCACggaatggcagctttacagagccATAGACTaaagaccccccccctctctctctctccttcttcccccctttctgtctttctgtctccctctctaatatttttgtatttttagacaaatacataaatatttaatttaatataacaaACCCACACACAGCCTCATATCAcagaagtacacacacacacacacacacatgttttgtATATCATGTCGGGGAATTTGGGGCTGATTTCGCACCCTCTGCCCTTTCCTCATTGCCCCCCGGTCTCGCGCTGCAGGGGCACTTCGGATctgcagcatctctctctctctctctctctctctctctctctctctctctctctccctctctccctctctctctctccctctctctccctctctctctcggtctccaGCGCTGATTCTGTCCAATCGCGCTGCGGCCCTGCCCTTCACGAGGAGGCCGGCCAATGCGTGGCGCGCGGGGGCGTGGCCTTGTCCGTCTCAGCCCCGCCCTCCTCGGGCATACTCCGAGTTGGAGCGGAGACGCAGCCATGAGGAGTCGCGCGCAGCTGGGAACGGGACCTAAACCAGAGCTCCACTGTCCCCTCATGGGATAACTgatgcgtgagtgtgtgtgtgtgtggacgtgttacgtgtgtgtgtgtgtgtgtgctgtgtgtgtatgcgcgtgTGCTGGAGGACACAccgtgtgtgcgcgcgcgtgtggaGGTGAGGAGCTGCGTCCTCTTACCTGGTCACCTGCTTGCTCCACGTTTCTGACGCTCGCGCCCTGACAGTGTTTCAGACTGTATTTGTTGCTTCTCGGTCAGAAACTGTTggatttctctctccctctcttgttttctattattattattattattataatttttgaATTTTTGTGGGACACCTGCTGGGAAAACAGAAGAAGGATAATGCTCGTGAACGCGCTTTCCCTCCGTGGATCTGCGCTCCAAACGCACCGAGATTAGAAGCCACAAGAAACGGTAAGGAAAACGCACTGCTGGAACTGTCTGAACCCACaaactcagcactcagcagcactTGCATCACAGTGCAAGGCTATGCAAACCTTAACGTGTCTCTTCTGGCATTGCACACCACTTCCATTGCCGCGCAATGCTGGGCAAACGTTTAACGTGTGAATATTTATCCCGCGCGCCGACGTTAACGTGTTGCCTTTATTTGCAACGCACAGCCTTGCCACTTGCACCAGCCGAGGTCCGTGTGTCTTTAAACTTGTGCAGACAGACGGGCACGGGCGTTTAGAGAGATGCGCTGCACGAGTCGTTATCCACATTATTATGGGGAAGGTGCTGAAAGACGATGCTAAGAGAGCAGCCGCATTATCTCACAGTCCTTGGGTGGAAAGGACGGATATTTACGAGGCAACACGATCACGCGCTGGATGTCATGTGAATAAATAGCAGTTTTCCGTATTAAAGCCATTCCTGCTTTGCATAGTCTGTCTGAAAGTCTGAACTAATCATAAGGAGCCCACATGCTATAATTCTTAAGATGCTCTGCAGTTTTAGGGTGAATGCTAAATCAGCTTGTTGTCATGATGCCTTGATGTATTTTTAACCTGACTCATATGGCTTGCCTGTGACAGAATTATTTGATGAAGACCTGTATTGTAATATTGTTTATTCGTAGGGTTGCGCTTGGCTGCTCCTTATCTGTGAATGCACGGGTCCATGAATCCTTGGCTGTGACCACGTTGCATGGGGATAACTGTTTTGAAATAAAAGCAGAGGGGACCACGATTGAACTGCTGTCATGGATTTAAAGGATTTCTACTTATTGGCAACCTTAGTCGCTTGCCTGTGGCTAGATCCCGCCATAGCCCAAGAGCTAATTTACCCTATCCGGGAGGAGCTGCAAGAGAATGTTCTTATTGGAAACATACCAAAGGACTTGAACATCTCCCATATGAACGCTGCCACCGGGGCCAGCAACAATCTGGTTTACCGGCTGGTGTCGAAAGCAGGGGACAACCCACTGCTGAGAGTGATGAGCAACACAGGAGAGATTTTTACCACCTCCAACCGAATCGATCGGGAAAAGCTCTGCCCCGGACCCTCGTacgaggacagcgagtgttcgTTCGAGATCGAAGTGGTCATACTGCCCAACGACTACTTCCGACTGATCAAAATCAAGATCGTTGTGAAGGACACCAACGACAATGCCCCGATGTTCCCCTCGCCGGTCATCAACATTTCCATTCCTGAAAATACGCTCATCAACAGCCGCTTCGCAATCCCCTCTGCCACCGATCCGGACATGGGACCCAACAGCGTTCACAAGTACGAGCTGGTCAACGGCCAAAGTGCTTTTGGCTTGGACATCGTGGAGACGCCAGAAGGGGAGAAGTGGCCTCAGCTCATCGTCCAGCAGAATCTCGACAGGGAGCAGAAGGACACGTATGTGATGAAGATCAAAGTGGAGGACGGCGGCAACCCTCAGAAATCCAGTACAGCCATTCTTCAGGTCACGGTGACGGACGTCAACGACAACAGACCCGTTTTCAAAGAGAGCCAGATAGAAGTGCACATTCCTGAAAGTTCCCCCGTTGGAACTTCTGTTGTGCAGCTGCAGGCTTCTGATGCCGACGTTGGCTCCAATGCAGAAATCAAATACATGTTTGGCACCCAAGTCTCTCCAGCCACAAGGAGGCTCTTTGCGTTGAATGCCACCACTGGCCTTATAACAGTGCAAAGGCCACTAGATAGGGAGGAGACCGCTATTCATAAACTGTCAGTTTTAGCGAGCGATGGAAGCTCCAGTCCAGCACGAGCCACCGTAACAATCAATGTGACTGATGTGAATGATAATGCTCCAAACATCGATCTGAGATACATTATCAGTCCTACCAACGGtacggtcatgctgtccgaaaaagaCCCCATTAACACCAAGATTGCCCTTATCACCGTCTCTGATAAGGACACTGATGTCAATGGGAAGGTGATTTGCTTCATTGAAAAGGATGTGCCCTTTCACCTTAAAGCGGTCTATGACAACCAGTATTTGTTAGAGACCTCGGCTTTGCTTGATTACGAGGGCACCAAAGAGTACATCTTCAAAATCGTGGCTTCTGACTCTGGAAAGCCTAGTTTGAACCAGACAGCGCTGGTTAGGGTGAGGCTGGAGGACGAGAACGACAACCCGCCAATTTTTACCCAGCCTGTTATCGAACTAGCGGTCATGGAGAATAACCAGCGAGACCTGTATCTCACGACCATCACTGCCACGGATGAAGACAGTGGACGGAATGCTGAAATTGTCTACCAGCTCGGTCCTAATGCCTCTTTCTTTGACCTTGACCGCAAAACAGGGGTGCTTACAGCATCCCGAGTGTTTGACAGAGAGGACCAGGAGCGTTTCTTATTCACTGTCACAGCAAGGGACAACGGCACTCGTGCTCTGCAAAGCCAGGCAGCAGTTATCGTCACTATTTTGGACGAGAACGACAACAGCCCTAAGTTCACGCACAACCACTTCCAGTTCTTTGTGTCGGAGAACCTGCCCAAGTACAGCACCGTCGGAGTGATTACCGTCACCGATGCAGACGCAGGCGAAAATGCTGTGGTGTCCCTCTCCATACTCAACGACAATGAAAACTTCATCCTCGACCCCTACACTGGAGTCATAAAGTCCAACGTGTCCTTTGACAGAGAGCAGCAAAGCTCCTACACATTCGACGTCAGGGCTGTGGACAATGGTCACCCGCCATGTTCCTCAGCCGCCAAAGTGACCATCAACGTCATAGATGTGAATGACAACCCTCCCATCGTCATCTACCCTCCGTCTAACACTTCCTTCAAGCTGGTACCATTATCTGCAATTCCAGGCTCAGTCGTCGCCGAAGTGTTTGCAGTGGATGGAGATACGGGAATGAATGCGGAACTGAAGTACACCATAGTCAATGGCAACAACAGAGGACTTTTCAGGATTGATCCCGTGACTGGAAATATTACCTTAGAGGAAAAGCCCACAGAAGCAGACTCTGGCCTCCATCGGCTGGTGGTCAACATCAGCGACCTAGGCTATCCAAAGTCGCTGCACACCCTGGTTCTTGTTTTCCTCTATGTGAACAACACAGTTGGAAATTCGTCCCACATCTACAACCTCATCCGGCAGACGATGGAGACGCCGCTGGACAGAAACATCGGTGACAGCAGTGAGACCTACCACAATGTTGACAACCTGAAAACCATCATCGCCATCGTGACAGGTGCGATGGTGGTCATTGTGGTCATCTTCATCACCGTCCTGGTGCGCTGCCGCCACGCCTCACAGTTCAAGGCCGCCCAAAGGAAGAAGCAAGGTGCAGAGTGGATGTCGCCCAACCAGGAGAACAAgcagaacaagaagaagaagcgCAAGAAAAGGAAGTCGCCCAAAAGCTCCCTGCTGAACTTTGTCACGATCGAGGAGAACAAACCCGACGATCCGGCCCACGAGCCC from Salminus brasiliensis chromosome 7, fSalBra1.hap2, whole genome shotgun sequence encodes:
- the LOC140560030 gene encoding protocadherin-9 isoform X1 encodes the protein MDLKDFYLLATLVACLWLDPAIAQELIYPIREELQENVLIGNIPKDLNISHMNAATGASNNLVYRLVSKAGDNPLLRVMSNTGEIFTTSNRIDREKLCPGPSYEDSECSFEIEVVILPNDYFRLIKIKIVVKDTNDNAPMFPSPVINISIPENTLINSRFAIPSATDPDMGPNSVHKYELVNGQSAFGLDIVETPEGEKWPQLIVQQNLDREQKDTYVMKIKVEDGGNPQKSSTAILQVTVTDVNDNRPVFKESQIEVHIPESSPVGTSVVQLQASDADVGSNAEIKYMFGTQVSPATRRLFALNATTGLITVQRPLDREETAIHKLSVLASDGSSSPARATVTINVTDVNDNAPNIDLRYIISPTNGTVMLSEKDPINTKIALITVSDKDTDVNGKVICFIEKDVPFHLKAVYDNQYLLETSALLDYEGTKEYIFKIVASDSGKPSLNQTALVRVRLEDENDNPPIFTQPVIELAVMENNQRDLYLTTITATDEDSGRNAEIVYQLGPNASFFDLDRKTGVLTASRVFDREDQERFLFTVTARDNGTRALQSQAAVIVTILDENDNSPKFTHNHFQFFVSENLPKYSTVGVITVTDADAGENAVVSLSILNDNENFILDPYTGVIKSNVSFDREQQSSYTFDVRAVDNGHPPCSSAAKVTINVIDVNDNPPIVIYPPSNTSFKLVPLSAIPGSVVAEVFAVDGDTGMNAELKYTIVNGNNRGLFRIDPVTGNITLEEKPTEADSGLHRLVVNISDLGYPKSLHTLVLVFLYVNNTVGNSSHIYNLIRQTMETPLDRNIGDSSETYHNVDNLKTIIAIVTGAMVVIVVIFITVLVRCRHASQFKAAQRKKQGAEWMSPNQENKQNKKKKRKKRKSPKSSLLNFVTIEENKPDDPAHEPINGTISIPAELEEPGIGRFDWNTTPTTTFKPSSPDLARHYKSASPQSAFHLKADTPVSVKKHHVIQELPLDNTFVGGCDTLSKRSSTSSDHFSASECSSQGGFKTKGGTLHTRQGTLTRARTELNPDYLDLRSRTDLNPEYWTPCTPLSQRRVTFHLPDGSQESCSDSGLGEHEPVGGGPLLTHPLPLVQPQDDFYEQASPDKRTEADGNSDPNSDGPLGPRGLVEATEMCTQECLVLGHSDNCWMPPGLTSYPSPKSPVSSYGGQKEWTKDKLLNGHTLSRGWKGERGGQEQFGDRKAYGSSEGHFGPNGSGHMADIPLASLKSYQTASGQESPKEQQL
- the LOC140560030 gene encoding protocadherin-9 isoform X2, encoding MDLKDFYLLATLVACLWLDPAIAQELIYPIREELQENVLIGNIPKDLNISHMNAATGASNNLVYRLVSKAGDNPLLRVMSNTGEIFTTSNRIDREKLCPGPSYEDSECSFEIEVVILPNDYFRLIKIKIVVKDTNDNAPMFPSPVINISIPENTLINSRFAIPSATDPDMGPNSVHKYELVNGQSAFGLDIVETPEGEKWPQLIVQQNLDREQKDTYVMKIKVEDGGNPQKSSTAILQVTVTDVNDNRPVFKESQIEVHIPESSPVGTSVVQLQASDADVGSNAEIKYMFGTQVSPATRRLFALNATTGLITVQRPLDREETAIHKLSVLASDGSSSPARATVTINVTDVNDNAPNIDLRYIISPTNGTVMLSEKDPINTKIALITVSDKDTDVNGKVICFIEKDVPFHLKAVYDNQYLLETSALLDYEGTKEYIFKIVASDSGKPSLNQTALVRVRLEDENDNPPIFTQPVIELAVMENNQRDLYLTTITATDEDSGRNAEIVYQLGPNASFFDLDRKTGVLTASRVFDREDQERFLFTVTARDNGTRALQSQAAVIVTILDENDNSPKFTHNHFQFFVSENLPKYSTVGVITVTDADAGENAVVSLSILNDNENFILDPYTGVIKSNVSFDREQQSSYTFDVRAVDNGHPPCSSAAKVTINVIDVNDNPPIVIYPPSNTSFKLVPLSAIPGSVVAEVFAVDGDTGMNAELKYTIVNGNNRGLFRIDPVTGNITLEEKPTEADSGLHRLVVNISDLGYPKSLHTLVLVFLYVNNTVGNSSHIYNLIRQTMETPLDRNIGDSSETYHNVDNLKTIIAIVTGAMVVIVVIFITVLVRCRHASQFKAAQRKKQGAEWMSPNQENKQNKKKKRKKRKSPKSSLLNFVTIEENKPDDPAHEPINGTISIPAELEEPGIGRFDWNTTPTTTFKPSSPDLARHYKSASPQSAFHLKADTPVSVKKHHVIQELPLDNTFVGGCDTLSKRSSTSSDHFSASECSSQGGFKTKGGTLHTRQSQRRVTFHLPDGSQESCSDSGLGEHEPVGGGPLLTHPLPLVQPQDDFYEQASPDKRTEADGNSDPNSDGPLGPRGLVEATEMCTQECLVLGHSDNCWMPPGLTSYPSPKSPVSSYGGQKEWTKDKLLNGHTLSRGWKGERGGQEQFGDRKAYGSSEGHFGPNGSGHMADIPLASLKSYQTASGQESPKEQQL